In one Lycium barbarum isolate Lr01 chromosome 7, ASM1917538v2, whole genome shotgun sequence genomic region, the following are encoded:
- the LOC132604208 gene encoding protein NRT1/ PTR FAMILY 1.2-like isoform X2: protein MENSSSEKIEMMEEPLLVDASETQKGGFRTLPFILGSAALMFVALSALTPNMILYLMDEYHMDMTTGSNILYIWSAVTNIAPVVGAFMADSFVGRFQMIGLGSVVTVVGMFLFWLTSVIPQARPPPCGDSNNICRSAEMFQLFFLCFSLGIIAIGDGAIKSSSLAFGSDQLSQEVYQGNARAIERYFSWYYALYALSVLVALTCLVYIQVNMGWALGFGALVLLMLFSTLVIYLGTPFYVKLKPKSSLITGLLQVIVTSYRKRGLRLSSQSPDILYYQKKGSAIVLPSEKLRFLNKACIVQDPQLDLSPDGEAIDPWRLCAVDQVEELKALLKVVPIWLTGVVMSININQNSFPVLQATTMDRHIGSSFEIPAGSFGIFGVISAILWIVLYDPLILPIASKLTGKPAHFSTKERMGFGLFLSFLSVLVVAAVECVRRSIAIKEGYSDDPQGVIPMSAMWLLPQNSLAGFAVALHAIGQNEFYISEFPRSMSSVASALLGVGTGVGSLLASFLMSTIDDLTKRGGQESWISSNINKGHYDYYYLVLAGFSLVNILCYIVCSRAYGPCKGEEREVMEEEKP from the exons ATGGAGAATTCATCAAGTGAAAAAATCGAAATGATGGAAGAGCCTTTGCTGGTAGATGCTTCTGAAACTCAGAAGGGTGGCTTCAGAACCTTGCCTTTCATCCTTG gaAGTGCGGCTTTGATGTTTGTGGCGTTGTCTGCTCTAACTCCAAACATGATCCTGTATTTGATGGATGAATATCACATGGATATGACCACTGGATCAAATATTCTCTACATCTGGTCAGCAGTTACCAACATCGCTCCAGTTGTTGGGGCCTTTATGGCAGATTCTTTTGTGGGTCGGTTCCAGATGATAGGGTTGGGATCTGTTGTCACTGTTGTG GGGATGTTTCTGTTTTGGCTGACATCAGTGATTCCGCAAGCAAGGCCCCCACCCTGTGGCGATTCTAACAACATTTGCAGATCAGCAGAGATGTTCCAACTCTTCTTCCTGTGTTTCTCTTTGGGGATCATTGCCATTGGAGATGGTGCAATCAAATCCTCATCTTTAGCATTTGGTTCTGATCAGTTGAGCCAGGAAGTATATCAAGGAAATGCACGTGCAATTGAGAGATATTTCAGCTGGTACTATGCCTTGTATGCTTTGTCTGTCCTGGTTGCTCTCACGTGTCTTGTTTATATCCAAGTCAACATGGGGTGGGCTTTAGGTTTTGGAGCCCTCGTTTTGCTAATGTTGTTTTCAACTCTTGTAATTTATTTGGGTACTCCATTCTACGTGAAACTGAAGCCTAAATCGAGTTTAATCACTGGCCTTCTTCAAGTGATTGTAACCTCTTATAGAAAGAGAGGTCTCAGATTGTCGTCACAGAGTCCAGATATACTATATTATCAGAAAAAAGGGTCAGCCATAGTTCTTCCAAGTGAAAAACTAAG GTTTCTGAATAAAGCTTGCATTGTACAAGATCCTCAGCTAGATTTGAGCCCAGATGGAGAAGCCATAGATCCTTGGCGCCTTTGCGCTGTAGATCAAGTAGAAGAGCTGAAAGCATTACTCAAAGTTGTTCCAATCTGGTTGACAGGAGTTGTAATGTCCATAAATATAAACCAGAACTCTTTCCCAGTTCTTCAAGCAACTACCATGGATCGACATATTGGTTCCAGCTTTGAAATCCCAGCTGGCTCCTTTGGCATCTTTGGTGTCATATCTGCTATACTTTGGATTGTCCTCTACGATCCTTTGATTCTTCCCATAGCATCAAAATTGACTGGAAAACCTGCTCATTTCAGCACCAAAGAGAGAATGGGGTTTggtttatttctttctttcctgTCAGTCTTAGTGGTGGCAGCCGTAGAATGTGTCCGGAGAAGTATCGCAATCAAGGAGGGCTACTCGGATGATCCACAAGGCGTGATCCCTATGTCAGCAATGTGGCTACTTCCCCAGAATTCCCTTGCTGGCTTTGCAGTGGCCCTGCACGCCATTGGCCAAAACGAATTTTATATTTCAGAATTTCCTAGAAGCATGTCAAGTGTAGCTTCTGCTCTATTAGGAGTTGGTACGGGAGTGGGAAGCTTACTAGCTAGCTTTTTAATGAGTACCATCGACGACTTGACTAAAAGAGGAGGGCAAGAGAGTTGGATATCAAGCAATATAAACAAGGGCCATTATGACTACTATTATTTGGTTCTTGCAGGATTTAGTCTGGTTAACATACTGTGTTATATTGTTTGTAGTAGAGCTTATGGTCCCTGCAAAGGAGAGGAAAGAGAGGTTATGGAAGAAGAGAAGCCATGA
- the LOC132604208 gene encoding protein NRT1/ PTR FAMILY 1.2-like isoform X5 has translation MLLKLRRVASEPCLSSLGMFLFWLTSVIPQARPPPCGDSNNICRSAEMFQLFFLCFSLGIIAIGDGAIKSSSLAFGSDQLSQEVYQGNARAIERYFSWYYALYALSVLVALTCLVYIQVNMGWALGFGALVLLMLFSTLVIYLGTPFYVKLKPKSSLITGLLQVIVTSYRKRGLRLSSQSPDILYYQKKGSAIVLPSEKLRFLNKACIVQDPQLDLSPDGEAIDPWRLCAVDQVEELKALLKVVPIWLTGVVMSININQNSFPVLQATTMDRHIGSSFEIPAGSFGIFGVISAILWIVLYDPLILPIASKLTGKPAHFSTKERMGFGLFLSFLSVLVVAAVECVRRSIAIKEGYSDDPQGVIPMSAMWLLPQNSLAGFAVALHAIGQNEFYISEFPRSMSSVASALLGVGTGVGSLLASFLMSTIDDLTKRGGQESWISSNINKGHYDYYYLVLAGFSLVNILCYIVCSRAYGPCKGEEREVMEEEKP, from the exons ATGCTTCTGAAACTCAGAAGGGTGGCTTCAGAACCTTGCCTTTCATCCTTG GGGATGTTTCTGTTTTGGCTGACATCAGTGATTCCGCAAGCAAGGCCCCCACCCTGTGGCGATTCTAACAACATTTGCAGATCAGCAGAGATGTTCCAACTCTTCTTCCTGTGTTTCTCTTTGGGGATCATTGCCATTGGAGATGGTGCAATCAAATCCTCATCTTTAGCATTTGGTTCTGATCAGTTGAGCCAGGAAGTATATCAAGGAAATGCACGTGCAATTGAGAGATATTTCAGCTGGTACTATGCCTTGTATGCTTTGTCTGTCCTGGTTGCTCTCACGTGTCTTGTTTATATCCAAGTCAACATGGGGTGGGCTTTAGGTTTTGGAGCCCTCGTTTTGCTAATGTTGTTTTCAACTCTTGTAATTTATTTGGGTACTCCATTCTACGTGAAACTGAAGCCTAAATCGAGTTTAATCACTGGCCTTCTTCAAGTGATTGTAACCTCTTATAGAAAGAGAGGTCTCAGATTGTCGTCACAGAGTCCAGATATACTATATTATCAGAAAAAAGGGTCAGCCATAGTTCTTCCAAGTGAAAAACTAAG GTTTCTGAATAAAGCTTGCATTGTACAAGATCCTCAGCTAGATTTGAGCCCAGATGGAGAAGCCATAGATCCTTGGCGCCTTTGCGCTGTAGATCAAGTAGAAGAGCTGAAAGCATTACTCAAAGTTGTTCCAATCTGGTTGACAGGAGTTGTAATGTCCATAAATATAAACCAGAACTCTTTCCCAGTTCTTCAAGCAACTACCATGGATCGACATATTGGTTCCAGCTTTGAAATCCCAGCTGGCTCCTTTGGCATCTTTGGTGTCATATCTGCTATACTTTGGATTGTCCTCTACGATCCTTTGATTCTTCCCATAGCATCAAAATTGACTGGAAAACCTGCTCATTTCAGCACCAAAGAGAGAATGGGGTTTggtttatttctttctttcctgTCAGTCTTAGTGGTGGCAGCCGTAGAATGTGTCCGGAGAAGTATCGCAATCAAGGAGGGCTACTCGGATGATCCACAAGGCGTGATCCCTATGTCAGCAATGTGGCTACTTCCCCAGAATTCCCTTGCTGGCTTTGCAGTGGCCCTGCACGCCATTGGCCAAAACGAATTTTATATTTCAGAATTTCCTAGAAGCATGTCAAGTGTAGCTTCTGCTCTATTAGGAGTTGGTACGGGAGTGGGAAGCTTACTAGCTAGCTTTTTAATGAGTACCATCGACGACTTGACTAAAAGAGGAGGGCAAGAGAGTTGGATATCAAGCAATATAAACAAGGGCCATTATGACTACTATTATTTGGTTCTTGCAGGATTTAGTCTGGTTAACATACTGTGTTATATTGTTTGTAGTAGAGCTTATGGTCCCTGCAAAGGAGAGGAAAGAGAGGTTATGGAAGAAGAGAAGCCATGA
- the LOC132604208 gene encoding protein NRT1/ PTR FAMILY 1.2-like isoform X1 produces the protein MENSSSEKNEMMEEPLLVDASETQKGGFRTMPFILGSAALMFVALSALTPNMILYLMDEYHMDMTTGSNILYIWSAVTNIAPVVGAFMADSFVGRFQMIGLGSVVTVVGMFLFWLTSVIPQARPPPCGDSNNICRSAEMFQLFFLCFSLGIIAIGDGAIKSSSLAFGSDQLSQEVYQGNARAIERYFSWYYALYALSVLVALTCLVYIQVNMGWALGFGALVLLMLFSTLVIYLGTPFYVKLKPKSSLITGLLQVIVTSYRKRGLRLSSQSPDILYYQKKGSAIVLPSEKLRFLNKACIVQDPQLDLSPDGEAIDPWRLCAVDQVEELKALLKVVPIWLTGVVMSININQNSFPVLQATTMDRHIGSSFEIPAGSFGIFGVISAILWIVLYDPLILPIASKLTGKPAHFSTKERMGFGLFLSFLSVLVVAAVECVRRSIAIKEGYSDDPQGVIPMSAMWLLPQNSLAGFAVALHAIGQNEFYISEFPRSMSSVASALLGVGTGVGSLLASFLMSTIDDLTKRGGQESWISSNINKGHYDYYYLVLAGFSLVNILCYIVCSRAYGPCKGEEREVMEEEKP, from the exons ATGGAGAATTCATCAAGTGAAAAAAACGAAATGATGGAAGAGCCTTTGCTGGTAGATGCTTCTGAAACTCAGAAGGGTGGCTTCAGAACCATGCCTTTCATCCTTG gaAGTGCGGCTTTGATGTTTGTGGCGTTGTCTGCTCTAACTCCAAACATGATCCTGTATTTGATGGATGAATATCACATGGATATGACCACTGGATCAAATATTCTCTACATCTGGTCAGCAGTTACCAACATCGCTCCAGTTGTTGGGGCCTTTATGGCAGATTCTTTTGTGGGTCGGTTCCAGATGATAGGGTTGGGATCTGTTGTCACTGTTGTG GGGATGTTTCTGTTTTGGCTGACATCAGTGATTCCGCAAGCAAGGCCCCCACCCTGTGGCGATTCTAACAACATTTGCAGATCAGCAGAGATGTTCCAACTCTTCTTCCTGTGTTTCTCTTTGGGGATCATTGCCATTGGAGATGGTGCAATCAAATCCTCATCTTTAGCATTTGGTTCTGATCAGTTGAGCCAGGAAGTATATCAAGGAAATGCACGTGCAATTGAGAGATATTTCAGCTGGTACTATGCCTTGTATGCTTTGTCTGTCCTGGTTGCTCTCACGTGTCTTGTTTATATCCAAGTCAACATGGGGTGGGCTTTAGGTTTTGGAGCCCTCGTTTTGCTAATGTTGTTTTCAACTCTTGTAATTTATTTGGGTACTCCATTCTACGTGAAACTGAAGCCTAAATCGAGTTTAATCACTGGCCTTCTTCAAGTGATTGTAACCTCTTATAGAAAGAGAGGTCTCAGATTGTCGTCACAGAGTCCAGATATACTATATTATCAGAAAAAAGGGTCAGCCATAGTTCTTCCAAGTGAAAAACTAAG GTTTCTGAATAAAGCTTGCATTGTACAAGATCCTCAGCTAGATTTGAGCCCAGATGGAGAAGCCATAGATCCTTGGCGCCTTTGCGCTGTAGATCAAGTAGAAGAGCTGAAAGCATTACTCAAAGTTGTTCCAATCTGGTTGACAGGAGTTGTAATGTCCATAAATATAAACCAGAACTCTTTCCCAGTTCTTCAAGCAACTACCATGGATCGACATATTGGTTCCAGCTTTGAAATCCCAGCTGGCTCCTTTGGCATCTTTGGTGTCATATCTGCTATACTTTGGATTGTCCTCTACGATCCTTTGATTCTTCCCATAGCATCAAAATTGACTGGAAAACCTGCTCATTTCAGCACCAAAGAGAGAATGGGGTTTggtttatttctttctttcctgTCAGTCTTAGTGGTGGCAGCCGTAGAATGTGTCCGGAGAAGTATCGCAATCAAGGAGGGCTACTCGGATGATCCACAAGGCGTGATCCCTATGTCAGCAATGTGGCTACTTCCCCAGAATTCCCTTGCTGGCTTTGCAGTGGCCCTGCACGCCATTGGCCAAAACGAATTTTATATTTCAGAATTTCCTAGAAGCATGTCAAGTGTAGCTTCTGCTCTATTAGGAGTTGGTACGGGAGTGGGAAGCTTACTAGCTAGCTTTTTAATGAGTACCATCGACGACTTGACTAAAAGAGGAGGGCAAGAGAGTTGGATATCAAGCAATATAAACAAGGGCCATTATGACTACTATTATTTGGTTCTTGCAGGATTTAGTCTGGTTAACATACTGTGTTATATTGTTTGTAGTAGAGCTTATGGTCCCTGCAAAGGAGAGGAAAGAGAGGTTATGGAAGAAGAGAAGCCATGA
- the LOC132604208 gene encoding protein NRT1/ PTR FAMILY 1.2-like isoform X4 → MLLKLRRVASEPCLSSLGMFLFWLTSVIPQARPPPCGDSNNICRSAEMFQLFFLCFSLGIIAIGDGAIKSSSLAFGSDQLSQEVYQGNARAIERYFSWYYALYALSVLVALTCLVYIQVNMGWALGFGALVLLMLFSTLVIYLGTPFYVKLKPKSSLITGLLQVIVTSYRKRGLRLSSQSPDILYYQKKGSAIVLPSEKLRFLNKACIVQDPQLDLSPDGEAIDPWRLCAVDQVEELKALLKVVPIWLTGVVMSININQNSFPVLQATTMDRHIGSSFEIPAGSFGIFGVISAILWIVLYDPLILPIASKLTGKPAHFSTKERMGFGLFLSFLSVLVVAAVECVRRSIAIKEGYSDDPQGVIPMSAMWLLPQNSLAGFAVALHAIGQNEFYISEFPRSMSSVASALLGVGTGVGSLLASFLMSTIDDLTKRGGQESWISSNINKGHYDYYYLVLAGFSLVNILCYIVCSRAYGPCKGEEREVMEEEKP, encoded by the exons ATGCTTCTGAAACTCAGAAGGGTGGCTTCAGAACCATGCCTTTCATCCTTG GGGATGTTTCTGTTTTGGCTGACATCAGTGATTCCGCAAGCAAGGCCCCCACCCTGTGGCGATTCTAACAACATTTGCAGATCAGCAGAGATGTTCCAACTCTTCTTCCTGTGTTTCTCTTTGGGGATCATTGCCATTGGAGATGGTGCAATCAAATCCTCATCTTTAGCATTTGGTTCTGATCAGTTGAGCCAGGAAGTATATCAAGGAAATGCACGTGCAATTGAGAGATATTTCAGCTGGTACTATGCCTTGTATGCTTTGTCTGTCCTGGTTGCTCTCACGTGTCTTGTTTATATCCAAGTCAACATGGGGTGGGCTTTAGGTTTTGGAGCCCTCGTTTTGCTAATGTTGTTTTCAACTCTTGTAATTTATTTGGGTACTCCATTCTACGTGAAACTGAAGCCTAAATCGAGTTTAATCACTGGCCTTCTTCAAGTGATTGTAACCTCTTATAGAAAGAGAGGTCTCAGATTGTCGTCACAGAGTCCAGATATACTATATTATCAGAAAAAAGGGTCAGCCATAGTTCTTCCAAGTGAAAAACTAAG GTTTCTGAATAAAGCTTGCATTGTACAAGATCCTCAGCTAGATTTGAGCCCAGATGGAGAAGCCATAGATCCTTGGCGCCTTTGCGCTGTAGATCAAGTAGAAGAGCTGAAAGCATTACTCAAAGTTGTTCCAATCTGGTTGACAGGAGTTGTAATGTCCATAAATATAAACCAGAACTCTTTCCCAGTTCTTCAAGCAACTACCATGGATCGACATATTGGTTCCAGCTTTGAAATCCCAGCTGGCTCCTTTGGCATCTTTGGTGTCATATCTGCTATACTTTGGATTGTCCTCTACGATCCTTTGATTCTTCCCATAGCATCAAAATTGACTGGAAAACCTGCTCATTTCAGCACCAAAGAGAGAATGGGGTTTggtttatttctttctttcctgTCAGTCTTAGTGGTGGCAGCCGTAGAATGTGTCCGGAGAAGTATCGCAATCAAGGAGGGCTACTCGGATGATCCACAAGGCGTGATCCCTATGTCAGCAATGTGGCTACTTCCCCAGAATTCCCTTGCTGGCTTTGCAGTGGCCCTGCACGCCATTGGCCAAAACGAATTTTATATTTCAGAATTTCCTAGAAGCATGTCAAGTGTAGCTTCTGCTCTATTAGGAGTTGGTACGGGAGTGGGAAGCTTACTAGCTAGCTTTTTAATGAGTACCATCGACGACTTGACTAAAAGAGGAGGGCAAGAGAGTTGGATATCAAGCAATATAAACAAGGGCCATTATGACTACTATTATTTGGTTCTTGCAGGATTTAGTCTGGTTAACATACTGTGTTATATTGTTTGTAGTAGAGCTTATGGTCCCTGCAAAGGAGAGGAAAGAGAGGTTATGGAAGAAGAGAAGCCATGA
- the LOC132604208 gene encoding protein NRT1/ PTR FAMILY 1.2-like isoform X3 produces the protein MFVALSALTPNMILYLMDEYHMDMTTGSNILYIWSAVTNIAPVVGAFMADSFVGRFQMIGLGSVVTVVGMFLFWLTSVIPQARPPPCGDSNNICRSAEMFQLFFLCFSLGIIAIGDGAIKSSSLAFGSDQLSQEVYQGNARAIERYFSWYYALYALSVLVALTCLVYIQVNMGWALGFGALVLLMLFSTLVIYLGTPFYVKLKPKSSLITGLLQVIVTSYRKRGLRLSSQSPDILYYQKKGSAIVLPSEKLRFLNKACIVQDPQLDLSPDGEAIDPWRLCAVDQVEELKALLKVVPIWLTGVVMSININQNSFPVLQATTMDRHIGSSFEIPAGSFGIFGVISAILWIVLYDPLILPIASKLTGKPAHFSTKERMGFGLFLSFLSVLVVAAVECVRRSIAIKEGYSDDPQGVIPMSAMWLLPQNSLAGFAVALHAIGQNEFYISEFPRSMSSVASALLGVGTGVGSLLASFLMSTIDDLTKRGGQESWISSNINKGHYDYYYLVLAGFSLVNILCYIVCSRAYGPCKGEEREVMEEEKP, from the exons ATGTTTGTGGCGTTGTCTGCTCTAACTCCAAACATGATCCTGTATTTGATGGATGAATATCACATGGATATGACCACTGGATCAAATATTCTCTACATCTGGTCAGCAGTTACCAACATCGCTCCAGTTGTTGGGGCCTTTATGGCAGATTCTTTTGTGGGTCGGTTCCAGATGATAGGGTTGGGATCTGTTGTCACTGTTGTG GGGATGTTTCTGTTTTGGCTGACATCAGTGATTCCGCAAGCAAGGCCCCCACCCTGTGGCGATTCTAACAACATTTGCAGATCAGCAGAGATGTTCCAACTCTTCTTCCTGTGTTTCTCTTTGGGGATCATTGCCATTGGAGATGGTGCAATCAAATCCTCATCTTTAGCATTTGGTTCTGATCAGTTGAGCCAGGAAGTATATCAAGGAAATGCACGTGCAATTGAGAGATATTTCAGCTGGTACTATGCCTTGTATGCTTTGTCTGTCCTGGTTGCTCTCACGTGTCTTGTTTATATCCAAGTCAACATGGGGTGGGCTTTAGGTTTTGGAGCCCTCGTTTTGCTAATGTTGTTTTCAACTCTTGTAATTTATTTGGGTACTCCATTCTACGTGAAACTGAAGCCTAAATCGAGTTTAATCACTGGCCTTCTTCAAGTGATTGTAACCTCTTATAGAAAGAGAGGTCTCAGATTGTCGTCACAGAGTCCAGATATACTATATTATCAGAAAAAAGGGTCAGCCATAGTTCTTCCAAGTGAAAAACTAAG GTTTCTGAATAAAGCTTGCATTGTACAAGATCCTCAGCTAGATTTGAGCCCAGATGGAGAAGCCATAGATCCTTGGCGCCTTTGCGCTGTAGATCAAGTAGAAGAGCTGAAAGCATTACTCAAAGTTGTTCCAATCTGGTTGACAGGAGTTGTAATGTCCATAAATATAAACCAGAACTCTTTCCCAGTTCTTCAAGCAACTACCATGGATCGACATATTGGTTCCAGCTTTGAAATCCCAGCTGGCTCCTTTGGCATCTTTGGTGTCATATCTGCTATACTTTGGATTGTCCTCTACGATCCTTTGATTCTTCCCATAGCATCAAAATTGACTGGAAAACCTGCTCATTTCAGCACCAAAGAGAGAATGGGGTTTggtttatttctttctttcctgTCAGTCTTAGTGGTGGCAGCCGTAGAATGTGTCCGGAGAAGTATCGCAATCAAGGAGGGCTACTCGGATGATCCACAAGGCGTGATCCCTATGTCAGCAATGTGGCTACTTCCCCAGAATTCCCTTGCTGGCTTTGCAGTGGCCCTGCACGCCATTGGCCAAAACGAATTTTATATTTCAGAATTTCCTAGAAGCATGTCAAGTGTAGCTTCTGCTCTATTAGGAGTTGGTACGGGAGTGGGAAGCTTACTAGCTAGCTTTTTAATGAGTACCATCGACGACTTGACTAAAAGAGGAGGGCAAGAGAGTTGGATATCAAGCAATATAAACAAGGGCCATTATGACTACTATTATTTGGTTCTTGCAGGATTTAGTCTGGTTAACATACTGTGTTATATTGTTTGTAGTAGAGCTTATGGTCCCTGCAAAGGAGAGGAAAGAGAGGTTATGGAAGAAGAGAAGCCATGA
- the LOC132601903 gene encoding protein NRT1/ PTR FAMILY 1.2-like: MTNITQCATDSSFYCLRDLMSSCSKFMMLLDAFSGPDILVHIAFKLQFNDFRFLNKSCIVQDPQLDLSPDGEAIDPWRLCTVDQVEELKALIKVVPIWLTGVVMSININQNSFPVLQATTMDRHIGSSFEIPAGSFGIFGVISAILWIVLYDPLILLIASKLTGKPVHFSTKERMGFGLFLSFLSVLVVAAVECVRRSIAIKEGYSDDPQGVIPMSAMWLLPQNSLAGFAVALHAIGQNEFYISEFPRSMSSVASALLGVGTGVGSLLASFLMSTIDDLTKRGGQESWISSNINKGYYDYYYLVLAGFSLVNVLCYIVCSRAYGPLKERKEWLWKKRSHEIVQEFIVSYLVYEKCGKVL; the protein is encoded by the coding sequence ATGACAAATATAACTCAATGTGCTACTGACTCCAGCTTTTATTGTTTAAGAGACCTCATGTCATCTTGTTCAAAATTCATGATGCTTTTGGATGCTTTTTCCGGTCCTGATATACTCGTTCATATTGCGTTTAAACTTCAATTTAATGACTTTAGGTTTCTGAATAAATCTTGCATTGTACAAGATCCTCAGCTAGATTTGAGCCCAGATGGAGAAGCCATAGATCCTTGGCGCCTTTGCACTGTAGATCAAGTAGAAGAGCTGAAAGCATTAATCAAAGTTGTTCCAATCTGGTTGACGGGAGTTGTAATGTCCATAAATATAAACCAGAACTCTTTCCCAGTTCTTCAAGCGACTACCATGGACCGACATATTGGTTCCAGCTTTGAAATCCCAGCTGGCTCCTTTGGCATCTTTGGTGTCATCTCTGCTATACTTTGGATTGTCCTCTACGATCCTTTGATTCTTCTCATAGCATCAAAATTGACTGGAAAACCTGTTCATTTCAGCACCAAAGAGAGAATGGGGTTTggtttatttctttctttcctgTCAGTCTTAGTGGTGGCAGCTGTAGAATGTGTCCGGAGAAGTATCGCAATCAAGGAGGGCTACTCGGATGATCCACAAGGCGTGATCCCTATGTCAGCAATGTGGCTACTTCCCCAGAATTCCCTTGCTGGCTTTGCAGTGGCCCTGCACGCCATTGGCCAAAACGAATTTTATATTTCAGAATTTCCTAGAAGCATGTCAAGTGTAGCTTCTGCTCTATTAGGAGTTGGTACGGGAGTAGGAAGCTTACTAGCTAGCTTTTTAATGAGTACCATCGACGACTTGACTAAAAGAGGAGGGCAAGAGAGTTGGATATCAAGCAATATAAACAAGGGCTATTATGACTACTATTATTTGGTTCTTGCAGGATTTAGTCTGGTTAACGTACTGTGTTATATTGTTTGTAGTAGAGCTTATGGTCCTTTAAAGGAGAGGAAAGAGTGGTTATGGAAGAAGAGAAGCCATGAAATTGTACAAGAATTTATAGTTTCTTACTTGGTGTATGAGAAGTGTGGGAAAGTATTGTAG